The Acidobacteriota bacterium genome has a segment encoding these proteins:
- the glmM gene encoding phosphoglucosamine mutase codes for MSRKESLFGTDGIRGTPRVFPLDSGTLRRLGSSLVEFFRARGGRGRVVLGRDTRESGPWIEARLLEGIVSAGGAAERAGVIPTPGVAYLARAKGFDAGIVISASHNPFEDNGVKIFSSDGFKLSEDAEAEIERALAASGTESKGEDRAPRAAAGDPGPESPAFVEAYASFLASTFSEKTPRALSVVLDCAHGAAGAVAPRVFSDLGFEVHAIANNPDGRNINDSCGALHPEGLARAVVEKKARLGVAFDGDADRAVFAGASGRVFDGDDVLYLAAARRDRAGALPGRTVVGTVMTNVALEEKFRREGITLRRAPVGDRNVLEEMQRTGAVLGGEPSGHVIFLDLATTGDGLLTALQVAGVLAGENASLEDLLAPLEKCPQLLRNLRVSSKPPLESLPRVSEATARAETALGASGRVLVRYSGTENKVRIMAEGPDAALLERVAEDIAQAFHREGIGVRD; via the coding sequence GTGAGCCGGAAAGAATCCCTCTTCGGAACGGACGGCATCCGGGGCACGCCCCGCGTCTTCCCGCTCGACTCGGGCACGCTGCGCCGCCTGGGTTCTTCCCTGGTCGAATTTTTCCGCGCCAGGGGCGGCCGGGGACGCGTCGTTCTGGGCCGGGACACCCGCGAATCGGGGCCCTGGATCGAGGCCCGACTCCTCGAAGGCATCGTCTCGGCGGGGGGCGCGGCGGAGCGGGCCGGCGTGATTCCGACGCCGGGCGTGGCCTACCTCGCGCGCGCCAAGGGATTCGACGCCGGCATCGTCATATCCGCCTCGCACAACCCCTTCGAGGACAACGGCGTAAAAATTTTCTCCTCCGACGGCTTCAAGCTTTCCGAGGACGCGGAAGCGGAGATCGAGCGCGCCCTGGCGGCCTCCGGGACCGAATCGAAGGGCGAGGACCGGGCGCCGCGGGCGGCCGCCGGGGACCCGGGGCCGGAATCTCCCGCGTTCGTCGAGGCGTACGCGTCGTTCCTGGCCTCGACGTTTTCCGAAAAAACTCCGCGCGCGCTTTCCGTGGTGCTCGACTGCGCCCACGGGGCGGCCGGCGCGGTGGCGCCGCGCGTGTTCTCCGACCTGGGCTTCGAGGTCCACGCGATCGCAAATAACCCCGACGGGCGGAACATCAACGACTCGTGCGGCGCGCTCCATCCCGAAGGGCTCGCCCGCGCCGTCGTCGAAAAGAAGGCGCGCCTCGGCGTGGCCTTCGACGGGGACGCCGACCGCGCCGTCTTCGCGGGCGCCTCGGGGCGCGTATTCGACGGCGACGACGTCCTGTACCTCGCCGCCGCCCGCCGCGACCGCGCCGGGGCGCTCCCCGGCCGCACAGTCGTCGGCACGGTGATGACCAACGTGGCGCTCGAGGAAAAATTCCGCCGGGAGGGCATCACGCTGCGCCGCGCCCCGGTCGGAGACCGGAACGTCCTGGAGGAAATGCAGCGCACCGGCGCCGTCCTCGGGGGCGAGCCTTCGGGGCACGTGATTTTCCTGGACCTCGCCACCACGGGCGACGGCCTCCTGACCGCCCTTCAGGTGGCCGGCGTTCTCGCCGGGGAGAACGCCTCTCTGGAAGACCTGCTCGCCCCGCTCGAGAAATGCCCGCAGCTTCTCAGAAACCTCCGCGTCTCCTCGAAGCCGCCCCTCGAGAGTCTTCCCCGCGTCTCGGAAGCCACGGCGCGCGCCGAGACCGCACTCGGCGCCTCGGGGCGCGTCCTCGTGCGCTATTCCGGCACGGAGAACAAGGTACGCATCATGGCCGAGGGGCCCGACGCCGCGCTCCTCGAGCGCGTAGCGGAGGACATCGCGCAGGCGTTCCACCGAGAGGGAATAGGGGTAAGGGATTAG
- the cdaA gene encoding diadenylate cyclase CdaA, whose amino-acid sequence MFADALRTFTLIDAFDILLVAFILYQVYRFARGTRALPMLWGIVVLALLYVGAEQLGFLATSRILKYLLPILPFAIVVIFQSTIRRALAAVGVNPLRALLQTTPSTKVDEIVLAVMTLAARRLGAFFVIEQGQGLRTYMETGIQLDARLSYDLLVNIFAPDTPLHDGAIVIQEDKVAAASCYLPLTLNPTLSRKFGTRHRAAIGITEETDAIAIVVSEESGTVSLAFSGEISENLDAEKLRNHLRRLLGEEKTS is encoded by the coding sequence ATGTTTGCTGACGCCCTCCGAACCTTCACCCTGATCGATGCGTTCGACATCCTGCTCGTGGCGTTCATCCTTTACCAGGTGTACCGCTTCGCGCGCGGCACGCGGGCGCTCCCGATGCTCTGGGGCATCGTCGTGCTGGCGCTCCTTTACGTAGGCGCGGAGCAGCTTGGATTTCTGGCCACCAGCCGCATTCTGAAATATCTTCTCCCCATCTTACCTTTTGCCATCGTCGTCATCTTCCAGAGCACCATCCGGCGGGCGCTTGCGGCGGTGGGCGTCAACCCGCTGCGCGCCCTGCTGCAGACCACGCCCTCGACGAAGGTGGACGAGATTGTTCTGGCGGTCATGACGCTCGCGGCGCGCCGGCTGGGCGCTTTTTTCGTCATCGAGCAGGGGCAGGGGCTGCGCACCTACATGGAAACGGGGATCCAGCTCGATGCGCGCCTCTCGTACGACCTTCTCGTGAACATCTTTGCACCCGACACCCCGCTCCATGACGGCGCCATCGTCATTCAGGAGGACAAGGTCGCGGCCGCTTCGTGCTATCTGCCCCTGACGCTCAACCCCACCCTGAGCCGCAAGTTCGGCACCCGGCACCGCGCCGCCATCGGCATCACGGAGGAAACCGACGCCATCGCCATCGTGGTGTCCGAGGAGAGCGGGACGGTCTCGCTTGCGTTCTCGGGAGAAATTTCGGAAAACCTCGACGCCGAGAAGCTCCGCAACCATCTGCGGCGCCTGCTGGGAGAGGAAAAGACCTCATGA
- the mgtE gene encoding magnesium transporter, with protein sequence MAYSEEKKKTLTLDAVRHILGRTPSSPLAGWPKKALRVADVAVLFGRLTDEERLRIFSLVCESDTELAAELLSYLSREVERDLLENIPPEKIAVLVDALSDDDAASLFSILPEERSREIFLLLSLAQARRIKRLLRYPPDSAGRRMISEFVVLPPETLARNAIEHLRGLKEEEEMVYYLYVADENRRLRGVLSMRGLLLADPNARLGDIMSADVIKVGAHDDQEKAAQLVTQYGLMAIPVVDREDTLLGVITGDDIMDVVEEEATEDIMRMAGTSEDVLLTSSTAASLRHRLPWLMATFAGGIVVSFLIGRFESVIEQVAIAAAFIPIIAGMGGSVGMQSATIVVRGLALGHVSAVRLGRVLWRELRVTGVMGVLYGALLGAFTYFFQSPHSLLGAVVGAALCVSVLLAGLLGAAFPLLFHRLGADPAVATGPFVMTVVDFSSIAAYFVLLGAFLISPIA encoded by the coding sequence ATGGCCTATTCTGAGGAGAAGAAAAAAACTCTTACCCTCGACGCGGTGCGGCACATCCTGGGGCGCACGCCGTCCAGCCCTTTGGCGGGATGGCCGAAGAAGGCCCTTCGCGTCGCGGACGTGGCGGTGCTTTTCGGCCGTCTCACGGACGAGGAGCGGCTTCGGATTTTTTCCCTCGTCTGCGAAAGCGACACAGAGCTTGCGGCCGAGCTCCTGAGCTACCTGAGCCGCGAGGTTGAGCGCGACCTGCTGGAAAACATCCCCCCGGAAAAAATCGCGGTGCTCGTGGACGCCCTCTCGGACGACGACGCCGCGTCCCTTTTTTCCATCCTTCCGGAAGAGCGATCGCGCGAGATTTTTTTGCTTCTCTCGCTCGCGCAGGCCCGGCGCATCAAGCGCCTCCTGCGCTATCCGCCCGATTCGGCGGGGCGGCGCATGATTTCCGAGTTCGTCGTCCTTCCCCCCGAAACGCTCGCCCGCAACGCCATCGAGCACCTGCGCGGCCTCAAGGAGGAGGAAGAGATGGTGTACTACCTCTACGTCGCCGACGAGAACCGCCGGCTCCGGGGCGTGCTCTCGATGCGGGGGCTTCTGCTTGCGGACCCGAACGCCCGCCTCGGAGACATCATGTCCGCGGACGTCATCAAGGTCGGCGCGCACGATGACCAGGAGAAGGCGGCGCAGCTCGTCACCCAGTACGGCCTCATGGCGATTCCCGTCGTGGACCGCGAAGACACGCTGCTCGGCGTCATCACCGGGGACGACATCATGGACGTCGTGGAGGAGGAGGCTACCGAGGACATCATGCGCATGGCCGGCACGTCGGAGGACGTGCTCCTCACGAGCTCCACGGCCGCGAGCCTCCGCCACCGGCTGCCGTGGCTCATGGCGACGTTCGCGGGAGGGATTGTGGTTTCCTTTCTGATAGGCCGCTTCGAGAGCGTCATCGAGCAAGTCGCCATCGCCGCCGCCTTCATCCCGATTATCGCAGGCATGGGCGGCAGCGTGGGCATGCAGTCGGCCACCATCGTGGTGCGCGGCCTCGCGCTCGGCCATGTTTCGGCCGTGCGCCTGGGGCGCGTCCTCTGGCGCGAGCTGCGCGTGACCGGCGTCATGGGAGTCCTCTACGGCGCGCTTCTTGGAGCGTTCACCTATTTCTTCCAGTCACCGCACTCGCTTTTGGGCGCCGTGGTGGGGGCGGCGCTCTGCGTTTCCGTGCTCCTCGCCGGCCTCCTGGGAGCGGCTTTCCCCCTGCTGTTCCACCGCCTCGGCGCGGACCCCGCCGTCGCAACGGGACCTTTTGTGATGACGGTGGTGGATTTTTCGAGCATCGCGGCCTATTTCGTGCTCCTGGGTGCATTTCTCATCTCACCCATCGCATAG
- the folP gene encoding dihydropteroate synthase → MPSVLILDSAGAARDVVALMKAAKVHAGGFEYMVPKFSFFLVKIRNLEHRAANVLKQELLSLGHDAAVSMDVSLFREGRGDVVFGATRRAVEALAEKLQEQPFGLPAVGRQVREALENFSRSAPHLPLADGRKVPLGDRPLVAGVLNVTPDSFSDGGRLPNVEAAVERALEMAEEGADMIDVGGESTRPGASAVPEDEELRRVVPVVEAVRKRSPVLLSVDTRKAAVARAAIEGGADVLNDVSAGRSDGEMLPLAAGAKAPVILMHMQGTPETMQENPSYDDVLFDVAEFFRERIEAAERAGVARERVVLDPGIGFGKTVEHNLVLLNHAQAFRSLGRPLMVGVSRKSFLGKILKLPVEKRLEGGLAAQALAYLKGVRIFRTHDVRAARRVLDALQAVAGAAPTGLVPGEDEGEAQALHVC, encoded by the coding sequence ATGCCCTCTGTGCTCATTCTCGATTCGGCCGGTGCCGCCCGCGACGTGGTGGCGCTCATGAAGGCGGCCAAGGTGCACGCCGGCGGCTTCGAGTACATGGTGCCCAAGTTCTCGTTTTTCCTCGTCAAGATCAGAAACCTCGAACACCGCGCGGCCAACGTGCTCAAGCAGGAGCTTCTCTCGCTGGGGCACGACGCCGCCGTCTCGATGGACGTGAGCCTGTTTCGGGAAGGCCGGGGGGACGTGGTGTTCGGCGCGACCCGCCGCGCCGTCGAGGCCCTGGCGGAGAAATTGCAGGAGCAGCCGTTCGGGCTGCCCGCGGTCGGCAGGCAGGTGCGCGAGGCCCTGGAGAATTTTTCACGCTCTGCGCCGCACCTTCCCCTCGCCGACGGTCGCAAGGTTCCCCTCGGCGACCGCCCCCTCGTCGCGGGTGTCCTGAACGTCACGCCCGACTCGTTTTCGGACGGCGGGCGCCTCCCAAACGTCGAGGCCGCCGTGGAGCGGGCGCTCGAGATGGCCGAAGAGGGCGCGGACATGATTGACGTGGGGGGCGAGTCGACGCGGCCCGGCGCTTCGGCTGTACCCGAGGACGAAGAGCTGCGCCGCGTCGTGCCCGTCGTCGAAGCGGTCCGCAAGCGCTCTCCCGTCCTTCTTTCGGTGGACACGCGAAAGGCCGCCGTGGCGCGCGCGGCGATCGAGGGCGGGGCCGACGTCCTGAACGACGTGAGCGCCGGCCGGTCCGACGGGGAGATGCTTCCGCTCGCCGCCGGGGCAAAGGCCCCCGTCATCCTGATGCACATGCAGGGGACGCCCGAGACGATGCAGGAGAATCCCTCTTACGATGACGTGCTCTTCGACGTCGCGGAGTTTTTCCGCGAGCGCATCGAGGCCGCCGAGCGGGCCGGCGTGGCGCGCGAGCGCGTCGTGTTGGACCCGGGAATCGGTTTCGGAAAGACCGTCGAGCACAACCTCGTTCTTCTCAACCACGCGCAGGCGTTCCGCTCGCTGGGGCGGCCGCTCATGGTGGGCGTGTCACGGAAATCGTTCCTGGGAAAAATTTTGAAACTTCCCGTCGAGAAGCGGCTCGAAGGCGGGCTCGCGGCCCAGGCGCTCGCGTACCTCAAGGGGGTGCGCATCTTCCGCACCCACGACGTGCGTGCGGCGCGGCGCGTTCTCGACGCCCTGCAAGCCGTCGCAGGGGCCGCCCCCACGGGACTTGTCCCGGGCGAGGACGAGGGAGAGGCCCAGGCCCTCCATGTTTGCTGA